From the genome of Nitrosomonas sp., one region includes:
- the pal gene encoding peptidoglycan-associated lipoprotein Pal, whose protein sequence is MKTIAGILIIGLLSACASQTTQPDVEDRSTTGADSGYGADGSALGSGGTGFHPLNDPNSILSQRSVFYDFDSYTVKNDYRPMVIAHAQYLRDNPNAQVILQGNTDERGSREYNLALGQRRADGVKNIMTLSGARESQIEAVSLGEEKPRAYGSSESAWGENRRTDILYRGE, encoded by the coding sequence ATGAAGACAATAGCAGGTATTTTGATCATTGGCTTATTATCAGCATGCGCCAGTCAAACGACGCAGCCTGATGTAGAAGATCGGTCAACAACAGGGGCAGATAGCGGTTATGGCGCGGATGGCAGCGCGCTGGGTTCAGGCGGTACGGGTTTTCATCCGCTGAACGATCCGAACAGCATTTTGTCACAACGCAGTGTGTTTTATGACTTTGACAGTTATACAGTAAAGAATGACTACAGACCTATGGTCATTGCGCACGCACAATATCTCCGCGACAATCCCAATGCACAGGTCATTTTGCAGGGTAACACCGATGAGCGCGGCAGCCGCGAATACAATCTGGCGCTCGGTCAACGTCGCGCCGATGGTGTAAAAAACATCATGACATTATCCGGTGCACGGGAATCACAAATTGAAGCCGTCAGCTTGGGCGAAGAAAAACCCCGCGCCTACGGCAGTAGTGAATCGGCATGGGGTGAGAACCGCCGCACGGACATACTTTATCGAGGTGAATAA
- the ybgC gene encoding tol-pal system-associated acyl-CoA thioesterase, producing MDNQKFSLPTRVYYQDTDAGGVVYHATHLHFLERARYEWLRELGYDVHELLNTHKLQFMVRSLEIEYFKPAILDDLLHITVDVVDMGRSRITLAQEILCNQTTLVKATIHVVCVDTDTLKPVRIPINLREKIETPT from the coding sequence ATGGATAATCAAAAATTTTCCTTGCCCACAAGGGTTTATTACCAGGATACCGATGCAGGCGGTGTTGTTTATCATGCAACCCATCTTCACTTTCTGGAACGTGCGCGCTACGAATGGCTTCGGGAACTGGGCTACGATGTACATGAGTTGCTTAATACCCATAAATTGCAGTTCATGGTGCGCTCACTCGAGATAGAATATTTCAAACCCGCGATACTGGATGATCTACTTCATATCACCGTTGATGTCGTTGACATGGGACGTAGCCGCATTACTTTGGCGCAAGAAATTTTATGCAACCAGACTACTTTGGTTAAGGCAACAATCCATGTGGTATGTGTTGATACAGACACCCTTAAGCCCGTAAGAATTCCTATCAATCTACGCGAAAAAATCGAGACACCAACATGA
- the tolR gene encoding protein TolR, with the protein MARRIKRQLKNEINVVPYIDVMLVLLIIFMITAPMINPGQIELPQIGKSSAVPSAPLEVMIKADNSLALLDRAKTSLEVHVTHQQLIDAIKQKQSQNADQPVVIAADKNVRYEEVIKIMDILQQYQVQKVGLLTQPK; encoded by the coding sequence ATGGCTCGTCGCATTAAACGCCAGTTAAAGAATGAAATTAATGTCGTGCCCTATATTGATGTGATGCTGGTGTTGTTGATCATTTTTATGATCACTGCGCCCATGATCAATCCGGGGCAAATCGAATTGCCTCAGATCGGGAAATCATCCGCTGTGCCTTCCGCACCGTTGGAGGTGATGATCAAGGCCGACAACAGTCTTGCATTGCTTGACCGGGCCAAAACAAGTCTTGAAGTCCATGTGACACATCAACAGCTGATTGATGCGATCAAACAAAAACAGTCGCAAAATGCCGATCAGCCCGTCGTTATTGCCGCCGACAAAAATGTGCGTTACGAGGAAGTCATCAAGATCATGGATATTTTGCAGCAGTACCAGGTTCAAAAAGTCGGTTTGCTAACACAACCTAAATGA
- a CDS encoding alpha/beta hydrolase, with product MPTSDLLPTVEIETGSDPDYAVIWLHGLGADGNDFVPIINELEFSPKKGIRFIFPHAPMRPVTINAGYVMRAWYDIRSMNISSLEDETGIRDSQHAIDALIGHEINRGIVSNNIVLAGFSQGGAIALQAGLRQKNKLAGIMALSCYLPLSETLLNEVHPANASIPIFMAHGTYDAVVPVSLAITSRDKLCQANYMPDWHEYPMEHAVCAQEISDIDGWLLRVFA from the coding sequence ATGCCAACTTCAGATTTATTGCCCACAGTTGAAATAGAAACAGGTTCTGATCCCGATTATGCCGTTATCTGGCTGCATGGTCTGGGTGCGGATGGCAATGATTTTGTCCCTATAATCAATGAACTGGAATTTTCTCCCAAAAAAGGAATACGTTTCATCTTTCCGCATGCACCCATGCGACCAGTGACGATTAATGCTGGTTATGTCATGCGCGCCTGGTATGATATCCGGAGTATGAATATCAGTTCCCTGGAAGATGAAACGGGTATCAGAGATTCGCAACACGCTATTGACGCACTGATCGGTCATGAAATCAATCGCGGTATTGTTTCAAACAATATTGTTTTGGCCGGGTTTTCTCAGGGTGGCGCAATCGCACTGCAGGCCGGTCTGCGCCAAAAAAACAAACTGGCGGGTATTATGGCGTTATCATGTTATCTTCCGCTTTCTGAGACACTTTTAAACGAAGTGCATCCGGCGAATGCCTCAATCCCCATTTTTATGGCGCATGGCACATATGATGCGGTTGTTCCAGTTTCACTGGCCATTACTTCCAGGGATAAACTGTGCCAGGCCAATTACATGCCTGATTGGCACGAATACCCGATGGAACATGCCGTTTGCGCACAGGAAATCAGCGATATCGATGGTTGGTTACTTCGGGTTTTCGCGTAA
- a CDS encoding transglutaminase domain-containing protein has translation MKRRDFIKIMGSGALLIPMASFPVLAKKQSLDYEKWHSFRLTYQVNLPATGKRARLWLPLPSSLDQAYQFTQGNNWSGNAAQAKFDTVGKENFPVFMAEWQGEGERTASVQCIIKTSHHAANLNHYHTTGNTAVPGAIKPYLEPTQLIPVNGIVKDVAYSIVYDENNTAIDKARSIYDWLIDHFQHDATTRGRGRGDIKFMLENSQLSGKCVDIHSLFVGLARSVGIPARIQYGIRMMESELHESLGRQSDISHAQHSRAEFYLNNVGWVPVNPADVCKVAKLENLELDDPKIARLREKFFGAWEMNWITFNHAQDIQLANSKSGKLPFFLFPHAEIDDQALDSLDPKKFSYQIFSAELVGTGAQF, from the coding sequence ATGAAACGCAGGGATTTTATCAAAATAATGGGGTCGGGCGCACTTTTAATACCAATGGCTTCATTTCCGGTGCTCGCAAAAAAACAATCGCTGGATTATGAGAAATGGCATAGTTTTCGGTTGACATACCAGGTCAATCTTCCTGCAACAGGAAAACGGGCGCGTTTATGGCTGCCGCTACCCAGTTCTCTTGATCAAGCCTATCAGTTTACCCAGGGAAACAATTGGTCCGGCAACGCTGCACAGGCGAAGTTTGATACCGTTGGCAAAGAAAATTTTCCAGTATTTATGGCGGAATGGCAGGGTGAAGGAGAGCGCACCGCATCCGTTCAATGTATCATCAAAACCTCACACCATGCCGCTAATCTTAATCACTATCATACGACAGGAAACACTGCGGTGCCTGGCGCTATAAAGCCTTATCTCGAGCCCACCCAGTTGATACCGGTCAATGGGATTGTCAAAGACGTGGCCTATTCCATCGTTTATGATGAAAATAATACAGCAATCGATAAAGCACGTTCCATCTATGATTGGTTAATTGATCACTTTCAGCATGATGCGACAACACGCGGGCGTGGCCGGGGTGATATCAAATTCATGCTGGAAAACAGCCAACTGAGCGGCAAATGCGTGGATATACACTCACTGTTTGTGGGACTGGCGCGTTCGGTCGGCATACCTGCACGCATTCAATACGGTATCCGTATGATGGAATCCGAATTGCATGAATCGCTTGGCAGGCAATCGGATATCAGCCATGCGCAACATAGCCGCGCTGAATTCTATCTGAATAACGTCGGCTGGGTACCTGTTAATCCAGCAGATGTCTGTAAAGTGGCCAAGTTGGAAAACTTGGAACTGGACGATCCAAAGATAGCGCGTTTACGGGAGAAATTTTTTGGCGCCTGGGAAATGAACTGGATTACGTTCAATCATGCACAGGATATTCAGTTGGCCAACAGCAAATCCGGCAAACTGCCTTTCTTTTTATTTCCGCATGCCGAGATTGATGACCAGGCACTCGATAGTCTTGACCCGAAAAAATTCAGCTATCAGATTTTCTCAGCCGAGCTCGTTGGAACTGGCGCCCAATTTTAA
- a CDS encoding HlyC/CorC family transporter yields the protein MPLYILLIILFFLLILSGFFSLSETSMMAINRYRLKHMAKQGHRAARLTSRLLDKTDRLLGVILLGNNLLNTASATLVAVIVAMLFGQDELALLIGTICVTFAILIFSEITPKVIAAAYPERIALFASYILTPLLKILYPVVWFINLFVTGLLMLLRLNPTQSTATQTISSEELKTLVLEGGHFIQKKHQSMLLNLFDLETITVDDVIVPRSRIEAIDLTADDETIQEQLLTCHHTRLPVYRERMDNIVGIIHMRKVLNHMKSGPITAATLEKIMQKPYFIPSGTPLFSQLQLFEENRNRIGLVVDEYGEWMGLVTLEDILEEIIGEFTTHAPTHASTYHKQEDGSIIVEGSALLRDLNRKLDTQFPLDGPKTLNGLILEYLQEIPESGTGLNIAGYPMEILQVKNQAVRTVRIHPVSMETEQ from the coding sequence ATACCGCTTTATATCTTACTGATAATTCTATTTTTCTTATTAATTCTGTCAGGTTTTTTCTCACTTTCCGAAACCAGTATGATGGCGATCAATCGCTATCGCCTGAAGCATATGGCCAAGCAGGGGCACCGGGCTGCGCGCCTGACCAGCCGATTGCTGGACAAGACGGATCGGCTACTGGGTGTGATTTTACTGGGAAATAATCTACTCAATACCGCTTCGGCTACCCTGGTGGCAGTCATAGTCGCAATGCTTTTCGGGCAGGATGAATTGGCATTGTTAATTGGCACCATTTGCGTCACTTTCGCCATACTGATTTTCAGCGAGATTACCCCGAAAGTCATCGCAGCGGCATATCCCGAACGCATTGCTTTGTTTGCAAGTTATATTCTGACGCCTTTGCTGAAGATTCTTTATCCGGTTGTGTGGTTTATTAATTTATTTGTCACTGGGCTTTTGATGCTGTTGCGTTTAAACCCAACGCAATCGACAGCGACACAGACGATCAGCTCAGAGGAACTTAAAACACTGGTTCTGGAAGGCGGGCATTTTATCCAGAAAAAACATCAGAGCATGTTGCTTAATCTGTTTGATCTTGAAACGATTACGGTCGACGATGTTATTGTGCCGCGCAGCCGGATCGAAGCAATTGACCTGACCGCCGATGATGAAACCATACAGGAACAACTGCTGACCTGCCATCACACCCGACTACCGGTCTACCGTGAACGCATGGACAATATTGTCGGCATCATCCATATGCGAAAAGTACTGAATCACATGAAAAGCGGGCCCATTACGGCGGCCACTTTGGAAAAAATCATGCAAAAACCGTATTTCATTCCATCCGGAACACCGCTGTTTTCACAGTTGCAGCTTTTCGAGGAAAACAGGAATAGAATCGGCCTGGTTGTCGATGAGTACGGTGAATGGATGGGGCTGGTTACGCTTGAGGACATACTCGAAGAAATTATCGGCGAATTCACGACGCATGCGCCCACCCATGCAAGCACCTATCATAAGCAGGAGGATGGAAGCATTATTGTCGAGGGCAGCGCGTTATTGCGGGATTTAAACCGCAAGCTGGATACGCAGTTTCCGCTTGACGGTCCGAAAACACTCAATGGTCTGATTCTCGAATATTTACAGGAAATTCCGGAAAGCGGAACCGGACTCAATATTGCCGGTTACCCCATGGAAATTTTGCAAGTAAAAAATCAGGCGGTCAGAACAGTCAGAATTCATCCGGTTTCAATGGAAACCGAACAATAA
- the xth gene encoding exodeoxyribonuclease III: MKLATWNVNSLKVRLPQVVDWLHAHQPDVLCLQETKLTDENFPQNEIAEAGYQSVFTGQKTYNGVAILSKKQGKEVLTAIPGFEDEQQRVISATFDECRIICIYVPNGEAVESKKFDYKLNWLQALAEWLRDELKTYPKLAVLGDYNIAPDDRDVYDPKLWAGKVLCSQAERDFFDKLLNLGFKDSFRLFDQPEKTYSWWDYRMLAFRRNRGLRIDHILLSKELADHCSACHIDKATRKLERPSDHAPVIVELSR, from the coding sequence ATGAAGCTGGCCACCTGGAACGTCAATTCATTGAAAGTTCGACTGCCTCAAGTCGTTGACTGGCTGCACGCACATCAGCCTGATGTGTTGTGTTTGCAGGAAACCAAATTAACCGATGAAAACTTCCCGCAAAATGAAATTGCTGAAGCAGGGTATCAATCCGTATTTACCGGGCAAAAAACCTATAATGGTGTTGCGATACTCAGCAAGAAGCAAGGTAAGGAAGTACTGACTGCGATACCGGGTTTTGAAGACGAACAACAAAGAGTCATTTCTGCGACTTTTGATGAGTGCCGTATAATTTGTATTTATGTCCCTAACGGCGAAGCAGTTGAATCTAAAAAATTTGATTACAAATTAAACTGGTTGCAGGCGCTTGCCGAATGGTTGCGTGATGAATTGAAAACCTATCCCAAACTGGCAGTACTGGGCGACTACAATATTGCACCGGATGACCGTGACGTTTATGATCCAAAACTCTGGGCAGGAAAAGTATTGTGTAGCCAGGCTGAAAGGGATTTTTTTGACAAACTGTTGAATCTTGGGTTCAAAGACAGTTTTCGTTTGTTTGATCAGCCTGAAAAGACCTATAGTTGGTGGGATTACCGCATGTTGGCTTTCCGCCGCAACAGGGGGCTACGTATCGATCATATTCTGTTGAGCAAGGAATTGGCTGATCACTGTAGCGCGTGTCATATTGATAAAGCAACGCGCAAACTGGAACGTCCTTCTGATCATGCGCCCGTCATCGTTGAATTATCGCGTTAG
- the ybgF gene encoding tol-pal system protein YbgF, whose amino-acid sequence MLIRVFCLLLLISSNASYAGLFGDDKAREQISVLRQQVEEMETRITKMEEALKSQALLDLYSQVETLGLELGKLRGQIEVLSNDNASLQKRQRDFYIDLDNRLRLIEDPNAPLPTYTAPTNDDSPAIPEQSTNSIAVPPASGQSEQSSVENFAPQAQLTPEAEMANAEPQTMIAAVPEHDLRPAGATDKQVYDTAYRLFTSGDYSGAKAQFEAFLKHYPQSILAPSAAYWVGNALYALRDFQEAIDAQSALINRYPDSPKVPDAMLNIASSQNEMANSKAAKKTLEDLITRYPFSDAAGKAKQRLTQF is encoded by the coding sequence ATGTTAATACGCGTTTTCTGTCTGCTGTTATTGATCAGTAGCAATGCCAGCTATGCCGGATTATTTGGCGACGATAAAGCACGCGAACAAATCAGTGTTTTGCGTCAACAGGTTGAGGAAATGGAGACGCGTATTACCAAAATGGAAGAAGCGCTGAAAAGCCAGGCGTTGCTGGATCTTTATTCCCAGGTCGAGACGCTTGGACTGGAACTCGGCAAATTACGCGGGCAGATCGAAGTACTCTCAAATGACAACGCATCGTTGCAAAAACGGCAAAGGGATTTCTATATCGATCTGGATAACCGTTTAAGATTGATCGAAGATCCCAATGCGCCGCTTCCAACCTATACCGCCCCTACCAATGACGATTCTCCTGCCATTCCCGAACAATCGACGAACAGTATTGCCGTACCGCCCGCATCTGGTCAATCGGAGCAATCCAGTGTAGAAAACTTTGCGCCACAAGCACAGTTAACACCCGAAGCGGAAATGGCAAACGCGGAACCGCAAACAATGATTGCCGCGGTTCCCGAACATGATTTAAGACCCGCAGGTGCGACCGATAAACAGGTTTATGATACTGCTTACAGGCTTTTTACCAGTGGCGATTACAGCGGCGCCAAAGCGCAGTTTGAAGCCTTCCTGAAACATTATCCGCAATCGATTCTGGCGCCGAGCGCGGCTTACTGGGTTGGCAATGCGCTTTATGCGTTACGGGATTTTCAGGAAGCGATAGATGCCCAAAGTGCGCTGATCAACCGCTATCCGGACAGTCCCAAAGTGCCTGACGCAATGCTCAACATTGCCAGCAGCCAGAATGAAATGGCCAACAGTAAAGCGGCCAAAAAAACCCTTGAAGACCTGATTACCCGGTATCCTTTCAGCGATGCCGCCGGAAAAGCCAAGCAACGGCTGACTCAATTCTGA
- the rpmH gene encoding 50S ribosomal protein L34 encodes MKRTYQPSVTKRKRTHGFLVRMKTRSGAAVIRARRAKGRAKLSV; translated from the coding sequence ATGAAACGTACTTATCAGCCTTCTGTAACCAAAAGAAAACGTACGCATGGTTTTCTTGTGCGTATGAAAACACGAAGTGGTGCGGCTGTTATCCGTGCACGTCGCGCTAAAGGGCGCGCGAAACTGAGTGTCTAG
- the tolB gene encoding Tol-Pal system beta propeller repeat protein TolB, producing the protein MSTHSRTQFYCLLTVLLWLVCTPLHARLNIEIFGGGTERISIAIVPFADENRLQQRVTDVVAADLQRSGLFRLIDPTGLTPHAPAEVVYSDWTNRGASALVIGRTIPMPGGQVEIQFRLMDVARQAQLTGLATIVPVTQLRAAAHRIADIIYEALTGEAGVFSTRIAYVLKQGNKYALQIADSDGYNEHSIIEYTEPIISPAWSPNGGQIAYVSFENKKPVVYVQTIATRQRKAVANFAGSNSAPAWSPDGKTLAVVLSLHGGSQIYLINADGSGLRRLTRSSGIDTEPNFSPDGRHIIFTSDRGGSPQIYRIPVSATESTTAERLTFEGNYNVSPDFSHDGKSFAFIHRHQGRFTVAVQDIATRQVQILTNSQFDESPSFAPNGRMILHATEIGGRGILSAVSRDGQTRQHLSVQTGDIREPAWGPLLKQK; encoded by the coding sequence ATGTCAACGCATTCTCGCACACAATTTTATTGTCTATTGACAGTATTGCTTTGGTTGGTCTGCACACCGCTGCACGCCAGACTTAATATTGAAATTTTTGGCGGCGGAACCGAACGAATCTCCATTGCAATCGTACCTTTTGCAGATGAAAACAGACTGCAGCAACGCGTCACCGATGTGGTTGCTGCCGATTTGCAGCGCAGCGGACTGTTCAGATTAATCGACCCGACCGGATTGACGCCCCATGCACCTGCGGAAGTCGTCTACAGCGACTGGACGAATCGGGGGGCGAGCGCCTTGGTTATCGGGCGCACGATTCCCATGCCCGGCGGTCAGGTGGAAATTCAGTTTCGTTTGATGGATGTGGCGAGACAGGCGCAGTTGACCGGCCTGGCAACAATTGTGCCGGTAACGCAATTACGCGCAGCCGCACATCGTATCGCCGATATCATTTACGAAGCATTGACGGGCGAAGCCGGTGTGTTCAGTACGCGTATTGCCTATGTTTTGAAACAGGGAAACAAATATGCGCTTCAGATTGCCGATTCGGACGGCTATAACGAACACTCGATTATCGAATATACGGAACCCATTATTTCGCCCGCCTGGTCGCCCAATGGCGGTCAAATCGCTTATGTTTCGTTCGAAAATAAAAAGCCGGTGGTCTATGTGCAGACGATTGCAACGCGGCAACGCAAGGCTGTCGCCAATTTTGCCGGCAGCAACAGCGCGCCTGCATGGTCGCCTGACGGTAAAACACTGGCCGTTGTGCTATCGCTGCATGGCGGTTCACAGATTTACCTGATTAACGCGGACGGCAGCGGTTTGCGGCGGCTAACCCGAAGTTCGGGTATCGATACGGAACCGAATTTCTCGCCGGACGGACGCCATATTATTTTCACTTCTGATCGCGGCGGCAGTCCTCAGATCTATCGTATTCCTGTTTCTGCGACAGAATCAACAACAGCCGAACGGCTGACATTTGAAGGCAACTATAATGTCAGCCCGGATTTCAGTCATGACGGCAAAAGCTTTGCATTTATACACCGGCATCAAGGCCGGTTTACTGTTGCAGTGCAGGATATTGCCACACGCCAGGTGCAAATTCTGACAAATTCCCAGTTTGACGAATCGCCCAGCTTTGCGCCGAATGGCAGGATGATCTTGCATGCTACAGAAATCGGAGGGCGTGGTATATTATCGGCTGTTTCTAGAGATGGTCAGACGAGGCAGCATTTATCTGTTCAGACGGGTGATATCAGGGAACCGGCTTGGGGGCCGTTGCTAAAACAAAAATGA
- the rnpA gene encoding ribonuclease P protein component, with product MPKSHRLHQAEAFAEVFRFRRQVRGGYVQIYAKPNGLPFSRLGLIVSRKVERAAVKRNRAKRLLRETFRTFQRNNNTMEMDWIMRLKCPVTAERSTEFIAEVRLLMHQLQQCHD from the coding sequence CTGCCCAAAAGCCATCGACTACATCAGGCTGAAGCGTTCGCCGAGGTTTTTCGTTTCCGGCGACAGGTACGCGGCGGTTATGTTCAAATTTACGCCAAACCGAATGGCCTGCCGTTTTCTCGTCTTGGGCTTATTGTCTCCAGAAAAGTGGAACGTGCCGCGGTTAAACGCAACAGGGCAAAACGGTTGTTACGCGAAACATTTAGAACGTTTCAAAGAAACAATAATACAATGGAAATGGACTGGATTATGCGTTTGAAGTGCCCTGTAACAGCAGAACGTTCAACGGAATTTATTGCAGAAGTCAGATTATTGATGCATCAACTACAACAATGTCACGATTAA
- the tolQ gene encoding protein TolQ, which produces MNTPVTQDLSLFYLISSASVFVQLVMLILLLASLFSWWYIFRKLFVIRNAIKQSDDFEDIFWRGADMNALYQRATSSRYTSGSMERIFVAGFGEFSKHPPGTDVDMVMDSTRRAMQATYQREMDRLETHLSFLATVGSVSPYIGLLGTVWGIMNSFRSLSNISQATISHVAPGIAEALIATAMGLFAAIPAVIAYNRYVSDTEKLATRFESFMEELSNVLQRRASH; this is translated from the coding sequence ATGAACACACCAGTCACCCAGGATTTATCTCTTTTTTATCTGATCAGCAGTGCCAGTGTTTTTGTACAACTGGTCATGCTTATACTGTTACTGGCTTCATTGTTTTCATGGTGGTATATATTCCGGAAACTATTTGTGATTCGAAATGCCATAAAACAAAGCGATGATTTTGAGGATATTTTCTGGCGCGGCGCGGACATGAACGCGCTGTATCAGCGCGCAACCAGTTCGCGCTATACCTCTGGCAGTATGGAGCGTATTTTCGTGGCGGGATTCGGCGAATTCAGCAAGCATCCACCGGGCACGGACGTCGACATGGTTATGGATAGTACGCGCCGCGCCATGCAGGCAACGTACCAACGGGAAATGGACAGACTGGAAACACATTTGTCCTTTCTGGCAACAGTGGGTTCTGTCAGTCCCTATATCGGATTATTAGGCACGGTATGGGGAATCATGAATTCCTTTCGCAGTTTATCCAATATTTCCCAGGCAACAATTTCACATGTTGCACCCGGAATTGCAGAAGCCCTGATTGCAACCGCAATGGGTCTGTTTGCAGCCATACCGGCTGTTATTGCCTATAACCGTTATGTCAGTGATACCGAAAAACTGGCGACACGGTTCGAGAGTTTCATGGAAGAACTGTCTAATGTTTTGCAACGCAGGGCTTCCCATTAA
- the queE gene encoding 7-carboxy-7-deazaguanine synthase QueE, giving the protein MNFSSSKHTNQARNDKTSTLRISEIFYSLQGETSRTGLPTVFIRLTGCPLRCGYCDTAYAFTGGENMVIDVILERIVNYRTRYVTVTGGEPLAQKNCPVLLTALCDAGYCVSLETSGALDISGVDPRVCKIMDIKTPGSGEMDKNRWDNLNYLTPHDEIKFVLCDEADYRWACRMIQEHGLDRRGSVLFSPVHDQLDPTTLAGWILCDQLPVRMQIQLHKLLWEDGPGR; this is encoded by the coding sequence TTGAATTTTTCCAGCAGCAAACACACAAACCAGGCAAGGAACGACAAAACCTCAACCTTGCGTATCAGCGAGATTTTCTATTCACTACAAGGTGAAACCAGCCGCACCGGTTTGCCAACCGTATTCATCCGCCTGACAGGCTGCCCGCTGCGCTGCGGTTACTGCGATACGGCCTATGCATTTACCGGCGGAGAAAACATGGTTATTGACGTCATTCTGGAACGAATAGTCAATTACCGGACACGATATGTCACCGTCACCGGCGGCGAACCGCTCGCGCAAAAAAATTGCCCGGTACTGCTGACCGCACTCTGCGATGCGGGCTATTGCGTATCGCTTGAAACCAGCGGCGCACTCGATATATCTGGCGTTGACCCACGCGTTTGCAAAATCATGGACATCAAAACACCCGGATCGGGCGAAATGGACAAAAACCGTTGGGATAATCTGAATTATTTAACGCCGCACGATGAAATCAAATTCGTGCTGTGCGATGAAGCGGATTATCGCTGGGCATGCCGGATGATCCAGGAACACGGCCTGGACAGACGCGGTTCCGTGTTGTTCTCGCCCGTGCACGACCAGCTTGATCCAACTACTCTGGCCGGATGGATTTTATGCGATCAACTGCCTGTGCGCATGCAGATTCAGTTGCATAAACTGCTCTGGGAAGATGGGCCGGGGCGATGA
- the tolA gene encoding cell envelope integrity protein TolA, which produces MFINRSVVMIAGQPDKAPSEEQRSALAGILALLVHIVFIALLVFGFNWKDRPPEGMIVELWQDLSQPVQPPVVKTTPPPPAQPKQQPKPVPEPKSEPKPEPAKARPAPINVAPPPPSKPDIELKDKTEKPKPVQEKPKPDLEEQKKKEQEKAESERLKREQEAQKQRELEAQKKRELEEQKKREQEEQKKREQEEQKKRELEAQQKREQEEKARLEAQQAAARAQIASEIGKYKAMILAKIKSRIVMPPDLPGNPVTEFNVTLLPGGDILDVRLRKSSGYPAFDSAVERAILLSRPLPLPPDPALFNEFRNLHVTVHYLE; this is translated from the coding sequence TTGTTTATTAATAGATCGGTAGTCATGATTGCAGGCCAGCCAGACAAAGCACCTTCAGAAGAACAGCGTTCAGCGCTGGCGGGAATTTTGGCATTGCTGGTGCACATTGTATTCATTGCTCTCCTGGTTTTCGGGTTTAACTGGAAAGACCGTCCGCCTGAAGGCATGATTGTAGAATTATGGCAGGATTTGTCCCAGCCCGTTCAGCCGCCGGTCGTCAAAACAACGCCGCCACCGCCTGCCCAGCCAAAACAACAGCCAAAACCTGTACCGGAGCCAAAGTCCGAACCGAAGCCGGAACCGGCCAAGGCCAGACCTGCGCCGATTAATGTTGCGCCGCCACCGCCCAGTAAGCCGGACATTGAACTAAAAGACAAAACTGAAAAACCAAAACCCGTCCAGGAAAAACCGAAACCCGATCTGGAGGAACAGAAGAAAAAAGAACAGGAAAAAGCTGAATCGGAGCGATTGAAACGCGAACAGGAAGCGCAAAAACAGCGTGAACTGGAAGCGCAGAAAAAGCGCGAATTGGAAGAACAAAAAAAACGAGAGCAGGAAGAACAGAAGAAACGAGAGCAGGAAGAACAGAAGAAACGTGAATTAGAAGCTCAGCAGAAACGGGAGCAGGAAGAAAAAGCCCGTCTCGAGGCGCAACAGGCGGCTGCGCGTGCACAAATCGCCAGTGAAATCGGAAAATACAAGGCTATGATTCTCGCTAAAATCAAAAGCAGAATCGTCATGCCGCCCGATTTACCGGGTAACCCGGTTACCGAGTTCAACGTCACGTTATTGCCAGGCGGCGATATTCTCGATGTCAGGTTGCGCAAAAGCAGCGGTTATCCCGCTTTTGACAGTGCCGTTGAGCGCGCCATTCTGCTTTCCAGGCCGCTGCCGTTGCCGCCCGACCCGGCATTATTTAATGAATTTCGGAACCTGCATGTAACCGTGCATTATTTGGAATGA